The proteins below come from a single Chitinophaga pinensis DSM 2588 genomic window:
- a CDS encoding DUF3891 family protein, with the protein MIVNYTSEGWEIITQRAHGMLSAAIAYNWNDNVKTHRWLETLMAIAEHDDGQTELNGADLLTASGGPVDFKMREITIEHCINTINLALSKSTYIALLCSMHLEFVCGKNCGKRVTAFLKEQQKARVKWRHQLKMTSAEADRDYALLEWCDALSLLLCQRENQPEHRAVDISRGPDKKKYQLIQKDTDTLTVSPWPFQPDQLQVQYEKRLLPALAYNNAAAFKAALLNAPLEFKTWIFEK; encoded by the coding sequence ATGATAGTTAATTATACAAGTGAAGGCTGGGAGATCATTACACAACGTGCCCACGGGATGCTGTCCGCAGCAATCGCATATAACTGGAACGATAATGTGAAGACGCATCGTTGGCTGGAGACATTAATGGCGATAGCAGAACATGATGACGGACAAACAGAGCTTAATGGAGCAGATCTGCTTACCGCCTCAGGTGGTCCCGTAGATTTTAAGATGCGTGAGATTACGATTGAACATTGTATCAATACCATTAATCTTGCCCTTAGCAAGAGCACTTATATTGCCTTACTCTGTTCTATGCACCTGGAATTTGTATGCGGGAAAAACTGTGGGAAACGGGTAACGGCTTTTCTGAAAGAACAACAAAAAGCGCGTGTGAAGTGGAGACATCAATTGAAAATGACATCCGCTGAGGCTGACAGGGACTATGCCCTGCTGGAATGGTGCGATGCCCTTTCCCTGTTGCTGTGCCAACGTGAGAATCAGCCAGAACATCGGGCTGTAGACATCAGCCGGGGACCTGATAAAAAGAAGTATCAGCTTATCCAGAAAGACACAGATACACTTACGGTGAGCCCCTGGCCTTTCCAACCGGATCAATTGCAGGTGCAATATGAAAAGCGGTTGTTACCCGCATTGGCCTATAACAATGCCGCAGCATTTAAAGCCGCATTATTGAACGCACCGCTTGAGTTTAAGACCTGGATCTTTGAAAAGTAA